The Virgibacillus siamensis sequence ACCAATCCAAAAAAGTATCCTAGATAAACAACAGCAAACTATTTTTTGACAAAATTCGGGTAGTGTCTGGCACAGCCCGAATTTTCTTTTTCGTAAAAATGATTGTTAACTATCATTTTAATTTTTATATTGACAGTAAAATGTCAGGGTGTTATAGTCTTTGTTGAAAGCGCTTTTCATTATGAATTAATAAATGTATTAACATCAGCAAGGAGATTACCTATGAATGTATTGGATAAGATTAGCAATAAGTTAATAGTTTCCTGTCAAGCATTGGAAGATGAACCGCTTCATAGCTCATTCATCATGGGGAAAATGGCTTTGGCGGCATACGAGGGTGGCGCTGCAGGTATTCGTGCAAATACTGTAAGGGACATCCAGGCTATCAAAAAAGAAGTTGATCTTCCCATTATCGGAATTGTTAAAAAGGATTTTCCGGGAAGCAATGTTTATATCACGCCGACATTACAGGAAGTGGATGCACTGTATCACGAAGGTGTTGATATTATTGCATTGGACGCGACGAAACAGGAACGCCCCAATGGACAAAGTTTTCAGGAATTCTTTTCCGAATTGAAGGAAAGGTATCCCAATCAACTGTTTATGGCCGATGTATCAACATTGGAAGAAGGGAAAATTGCGGAACAGGCGGGGGTGGACATTGTTGCTCCAACATTGGCGGGTTATACACCATACTCCAAAGGTACAGTTCCATTGCAAATCGCTGAAGAACTGGTTCGGAATCTAACAATCCCCGTGATTGCTGAAGGGAATTTTGATACACCGGAAAAAGCAAAAAGTGCCCTCCAGTCAGGAGTTCATGCAGTAGTTGTGGGGAGTGCCATAACGCGTCCTCAAATTATAACGAGAAAATTTGCAGCAGCTTTGGAAGAAACCAACTTATACGGAAAGGTGAGATAAACATGAAAGGTATTTATTCAGCATTGATGTGCTCATTTGATGAAAACGGACAGGTGAACGAAAAGGGTCTGCGTGAAATTGTACGATATAACATCGATGTGTCCGAAGTCGATGGGTTATATGTAAATGGAAGTACAGGGGAAAACTTTCTGATTTCCGCGGATCAGAAGAAACGGATTTTTGAAATTGTAAAAGATGAAGCAGGAGACAGTGTGAAGCTTATCGGGCAAATTGGTGCACTGAATATTGATGAAGCAGTCGATCTTGCGAAATTTGCAACCGATCTCAACTATGATGCCATTTCTGCGGTTACCCCGTTTTATTATAAATTTGACTTTGACGAAATAAAGGATTACTACAATACAATTTTAGAGAACGTGGATAATAATCTGATTATTTATTCCATTCCTGCGTTAACAGGGGTAAATATGAATCTGGAGCAATTCGGGGAGCTGT is a genomic window containing:
- a CDS encoding N-acetylmannosamine-6-phosphate 2-epimerase; amino-acid sequence: MNVLDKISNKLIVSCQALEDEPLHSSFIMGKMALAAYEGGAAGIRANTVRDIQAIKKEVDLPIIGIVKKDFPGSNVYITPTLQEVDALYHEGVDIIALDATKQERPNGQSFQEFFSELKERYPNQLFMADVSTLEEGKIAEQAGVDIVAPTLAGYTPYSKGTVPLQIAEELVRNLTIPVIAEGNFDTPEKAKSALQSGVHAVVVGSAITRPQIITRKFAAALEETNLYGKVR
- a CDS encoding N-acetylneuraminate lyase, which gives rise to MKGIYSALMCSFDENGQVNEKGLREIVRYNIDVSEVDGLYVNGSTGENFLISADQKKRIFEIVKDEAGDSVKLIGQIGALNIDEAVDLAKFATDLNYDAISAVTPFYYKFDFDEIKDYYNTILENVDNNLIIYSIPALTGVNMNLEQFGELFENEKVIGVKFTAPDFFLLERLRHAFPDKLIYSGFDEMLLSASVLNIDGAIGSTFNVNGQRAKQIFNLAKTGQIEEARKIQKETNDMIAAILNNGLYQTIKEMLKVKGVEAGICRKPMKSLGEKGIAKAQQIAEQYMN